A portion of the Manihot esculenta cultivar AM560-2 chromosome 2, M.esculenta_v8, whole genome shotgun sequence genome contains these proteins:
- the LOC110607608 gene encoding LOW QUALITY PROTEIN: probable carotenoid cleavage dioxygenase 4, chloroplastic (The sequence of the model RefSeq protein was modified relative to this genomic sequence to represent the inferred CDS: inserted 1 base in 1 codon; substituted 1 base at 1 genomic stop codon), whose product MPLHCRFFFFFIFLILFLQLSISKSLIPLQLLTNFQTGETFTFQYGPVPPFLTYFRSXSNGNKXSDVPIFSMVNPSFIHDFAISKKYAIFVDIQIGMNPMEMIFRGGSLMGSNRINFFRVRIRVIPRYATDETEMRWFDVPGFNIIHAINAWDEEDALVILAPNILSVEHTLERMELVHVLVEKVRIELKIGIVTREERWKSEKKKKKGESTMGKRK is encoded by the exons ATGCCTCTTCACTgtagattcttcttcttcttcatcttcctcATACTATTTCTCCAACTCTCCATCTCCAAATCACTGATTCCTTTGCAGCTCTTG ACAAATTTTCAGACAGGTGAAACCTTTACTTTCCAATATGGTCCTGTTCCTCCATTCTTAACATACTTTCGCT ATTCAAATGGAAATAAATAGTCAGATGTGCCTATATTTTCCATGGTGAATCCATCTTTCATTCATGACTTTGCTATCAGCAAGAAGTATGCTATATTTGTAGACATTCAGATTGGGATGAACCCTATGGAAATGATCTTCAGGGGAGGCTCTCTGATGGGTTCAAACCGAATAAATTTTTTCA GGGTAAGAATCAGAGTCATCCCTCGATATGCAACTGACGAAACAGAAATGAGATGGTTTGATGTGCCTGGATTCAATATAATACACGCCATCAATGCATGGGATGAAGAAGACGCCTTAGTGATTTTGGCACCCAATATTTTATCAGTTGAACATACTCTTGAGAGAATGGAACTTGTCCATGTGTTGGTGGAAAAGGTGAGGATAGAGTTGAAAATAGGCATAGTTACAAGAGAAGAAAGAtggaaaagtgaaaaaaaaaaaaaaaagggagaatCAACAATGGgcaaaaggaaatag
- the LOC110607609 gene encoding agamous-like MADS-box protein AGL12 isoform X2, with the protein MARGKVQMKRIENPVHRQVTFCKRRSGLLKKAKELSVLCDAEIGVFIFSPHGKFYELATNGMQELVERYMKVSGGNMQPDEQAKETQSLDAKEEINMLKKEIEILQKGLRYLVGGGAEHSQMTMDELLMLEKNLEIWICHIRSKKMEIMSKEIQLLKNKEGIMKAANQYLQDKIEESVDFSNFASMSPYPLTIQNEIFEF; encoded by the exons ATGGCTCGAGGAAAGGTTCAGATGAAACGCATAGAGAATCCAGTTCATAGGCAGGTTACCTTCTGCAAACGCCGATCTGGGCTCCTTAAGAAAGCTAAGGAGCTCTCTGTTCTGTGTGATGCTGAAATTGGAGTTTTCATTTTCTCCCCCCACGGAAAGTTCTATGAACTGGCCACTAATGG CATGCAAGAGCTTGTTGAGAGGTACATGAAGGTGAGCGGAGGAAATATGCAGCCAGATGAACAAGCCAAAGAGACACAGTCTTTA GATGCGAAGGAGGAGATCAACAtgttgaagaaagaaattgagattCTCCAAAAAGGACTCAG GTACTTGGTTGGAGGGGGAGCTGAGCATTCGCAAATGACAATGGATGAATTACTCATGTTAGAAAAAAATCTTGAAATTTGGATTTGCCACATTCGCTCAAAAAag ATGGAGATAATGTCCAAAGAGATCCAGCTGTTGAAAAATAAG GAAGGAATAATGAAAGCTGCAAATCAATATCTCCAAGATAAG ATAGAGGAGAGTGTTGATTTTAGTAACTTTGCATCAATGAGTCCATATCCACTAACTATACAAAATGAAATATTTGAGTTTTAG
- the LOC110607609 gene encoding agamous-like MADS-box protein AGL12 isoform X1: MARGKVQMKRIENPVHRQVTFCKRRSGLLKKAKELSVLCDAEIGVFIFSPHGKFYELATNGSMQELVERYMKVSGGNMQPDEQAKETQSLDAKEEINMLKKEIEILQKGLRYLVGGGAEHSQMTMDELLMLEKNLEIWICHIRSKKMEIMSKEIQLLKNKEGIMKAANQYLQDKIEESVDFSNFASMSPYPLTIQNEIFEF; the protein is encoded by the exons ATGGCTCGAGGAAAGGTTCAGATGAAACGCATAGAGAATCCAGTTCATAGGCAGGTTACCTTCTGCAAACGCCGATCTGGGCTCCTTAAGAAAGCTAAGGAGCTCTCTGTTCTGTGTGATGCTGAAATTGGAGTTTTCATTTTCTCCCCCCACGGAAAGTTCTATGAACTGGCCACTAATGG AAGCATGCAAGAGCTTGTTGAGAGGTACATGAAGGTGAGCGGAGGAAATATGCAGCCAGATGAACAAGCCAAAGAGACACAGTCTTTA GATGCGAAGGAGGAGATCAACAtgttgaagaaagaaattgagattCTCCAAAAAGGACTCAG GTACTTGGTTGGAGGGGGAGCTGAGCATTCGCAAATGACAATGGATGAATTACTCATGTTAGAAAAAAATCTTGAAATTTGGATTTGCCACATTCGCTCAAAAAag ATGGAGATAATGTCCAAAGAGATCCAGCTGTTGAAAAATAAG GAAGGAATAATGAAAGCTGCAAATCAATATCTCCAAGATAAG ATAGAGGAGAGTGTTGATTTTAGTAACTTTGCATCAATGAGTCCATATCCACTAACTATACAAAATGAAATATTTGAGTTTTAG